One genomic window of Micropterus dolomieu isolate WLL.071019.BEF.003 ecotype Adirondacks linkage group LG14, ASM2129224v1, whole genome shotgun sequence includes the following:
- the LOC123983033 gene encoding myoferlin-like codes for MLRVVVESAKGLPKKKLGNPDPFTAVVYKDEKKKTKTIGNELNPVWNEVLEFDLKGTGLDSGSYIDVIVKDYETIGKDKLIGSTKISLRDLSSGQVRSLPSRNLPLANESGQNTGATINLVIGYDPPASAVPNPNDPQAGDATVDAGGGEQGNETLPDGGQSSSAGIPSPPGQPGKLHLQMARGQNRSRLADKPQDFQIRVRIIEARQLPGNNIKPVVKVHVCEQTHRTRIKRGNNPFFDEMFFYNVHMLPSDLFDKHISFRIYNSYSLRADSLMGEFKVDIGYVYDEPAHCIMRKWLLMNDPDDSSSGAKGYLKVSLFVVGTGDEPPREKRDSNDDQDDIESNLLLPAGVTLRWATLSLKVFRAEDVPQMDDAFVQTMKELFGGDENKKNLVDPFLEASFAGKKLCTKVIEKNANPEWNQVLNLQVKFPSMCERVKLTVFDWDRLTRNDAVGTTYLNLAKIASSGGEIEATTGSSEVGFLPVFGPCYINLYGSPREFTGLPDPYEDLNCGMGEGVAYRGRILVELSTKLDGKADKTVDSISSDDILVVQKYQRRRKYCLCAVFQSASMIQEPGEPIQFEVSIGNYGNKLDTTCKPLASTTQYSCAVFDGNHYYYLPWANTKPVVVVTSFWEDVSHRMDSVNIILHITHRLQSNLDEFKIAILAKVPDNQLVEVWLKLLTELIEDLESFTTPELEGRSNLTSLDIQIKKLRDSALATVKDGARHMREEAREIRDTVSDIESWVDKLALLAEEPQNSMPDVIIWMLRGEKRVAYSRIPAHQILYSTHSEQACGQHCGKTQTVFLKYPMDKNKGLKVPVQIRVNMWLGLAAHEKKFNSYSEGTFSVFAEMYENQAQVFGKWGTTGLVGRYKYSDVTGKLKLKQEYFMPPRGWEWEGDWFIDPEKALLTEADAGHTEFMDEVFQNEARFPGGEWKAPSEPYTDVNGEKSRSPGEFDCPPGWNWETEWSVDDNRAVDDQGWEYGVTIPPDDKPRSWVSAEKVYHIHRRRRLVRPRKRVAVPAGAVAERRNQGDPEGWEFSSLIGWKFHQKERSSDTIRRRRWRRKMAPEGRLGASAIFQLEGALGVDIEEKEKGSKADANKADATKLFGDNTPTVSCSFEMSHMYHLRVYLYQARNLTSMDKDSFSDPYAYISFLHVSKTTEKLSATLNPTWDQTLIFSDVEIYGDPQKIAQRPPNVVVEFYDYDQVGRDELLGRSVFLPLVKLNPGMNETPKLLWIPIMQKGNKAGEVLVAAELILKEKTGDSNLPLMPPKRGEKLYMVPQGIRPVVQLTAVEILAWGLRNMKTYQLAAVSSPSLVVECGGQRLESAVIKNMKKSPNFPSSVLFIKVLLPKDEMYTPPIVLKVIDHRPFGRKPVVGQCTITALEDFRCDPYVVTAEGAMSSKMHLMASPSKHVSIKMDESRPLLEAQFMYSMSAAVNKMASPTSYFHAEKEKETVDWWSKFYASTGEQEKCGPYLKKGYDTLKVYDCELEDVPDFKGLTDFCNTFKLLRGKNENGDDDPTVVGEFKGSFKVYPLPDDPGVAPPPRQFRELPDSGPQECLVRIYVVRGIDLQPKDNNGSCDPYIKISLGRNTIDDRDHYLPNTINPVFGRMFEMTCFLPQDKDLKISVYDYDLLTRDEKVGETVIDLENRFLSRYNSYCGLPQTYCISGINQWRDQLKPSQILENLARLKGLSKPISEDNGTSLSFNGKDYTLDHFENNKEIHQHMGLPYERLCLHVLRKQGLVPEHVETRTLYSTFQPNLSQGSLQMWVDVFPKSIGPPGPPFEITPRKAKKYFLRAVIWNTTDVTLDETSITGERMSDIYVKGWMPGMEEDKQKTDVHYRSLDGDGNFNWRFIFGFDYLPAEQLCLVSKKEHFWSLDKTEFRIPPKIIVQIWDNDKFSLDDYLGSMELDLRNMVSPAKTPEKCSLQMMDDLEMRTPPKTEHANSLFAQQSVRGWWPCSIEQDGKKVLGGKVEMTLEIVSEADADERPAGKGRDEPNMNPKLDPPNRPDTSFFWFTNPCKTMKFIVWRRFRCLFIGLIILIIVILFLAILLYSLPNYISMKIVKPLS; via the exons ATTGATTGGGTCAACCAAAATCTCTTTGAGAGACCTTTCCTCTGGGCAAGTGAGATCACTCCCATCCAGAAATCTTCCTTTGGCCAATGAAAGTGGGCAGAATACTGGA GCTACAATCAACCTTGTGATTGGCTACGATCCTCCAGCCAGTGCTGTACCAAACCCCAATGACCCTCAAGCAGGAGATGCTACAGTGGATGCTG GTGGTGGTGAGCAGGGGAATGAGACGCTACCAGATGGAGGCCAAAGTAGCTCTGCAGGCATCCCCTCGCCTCCTGGTCAGCCTGGTAAACTCCACCTGCAGATGGCAAGGGGACAGAATCGCTCCCGACTAGCCGATAAACCCCAGGACTTCCAG attCGTGTCCGGATCATTGAGGCCCGTCAGTTGCCTGGCAACAACATCAAACCAGTGGTGAAGGTTCATGTGTGTGAACAGACCCATAGGACAAGGATCAAGAGGGGAAACAACCCCTTCTTTGATGAG aTGTTCTTCTACAATGTCCACATGCTACCGTCAGATCTATTTGATAAGCACATCAGCTTCCGG ATCTATAATTCCTATTCACTGAGGGCTGACAGTCTCATGGGAGAGTTCAAG GTGGACATTGGTTATGTTTATGATGAACCAG CCCACTGTATCATGAGGAAGTGGCTCCTGATGAATGACCCAGATGACTCTAGCTCTGGGGCTAAAGGCTACCTCAAAGTCAGCCTCTTTGTAGTGGGGACTGGAGATGAACCTCCG agagagaaaagggactCAAATGACGATCAGGATGACATAGAGAGTAATCTGCTGCTGCCAGCTGGTGTGACTCTGCGATGGGCCACCCTATCACTGAAGGTGTTCAGAGCTGAGGATGTTCCCCAGA TGGATGATGCATTCGTCCAAACCATGAAAGAACTTTTTGGAGGAGATGAAAACAAGAAGAATTTGGTGGATCCCTTCTTAGAGGCTTCATTTGCTGGCAAAAAG cTGTGTACTAAGGTCATTGAGAAGAATGCAAACCCTGAATGGAACCAAGTGCTGAACCTCCAAGTAAAG TTCCCCTCCATGTGTGAGCGTGTCAAACTGACGGTCTTTGATTG GGATCGTTTGACAAGAAATGATGCTGTTGGCACCACATACCTGAACCTGGCCAAGATAGCCTCCTCTGGTGGAGAAATAGAAG CTACCACAGGTTCGTCTGAAGTGGGTTTCCTGCCTGTCTTTGGGCCCTGCTACATCAACCTGTACGGCAGCCCCAGAGAGTTCACCGGCCTGCCAGACCCCTATGAGGATCTCAATTGTGGCATG GGAGAAGGAGTGGCGTACAGGGGCAGGATCCTGGTTGAGCTGTCCACTAAGCTAGATGGCAAAGCAGACAAAACAGTTGACAGTATTAGCAGCGATGACATCCTGGTGGTGCAG AAGtaccagaggaggaggaagtatTGTCTGTGTGCAGTCTTTCAAAGCGCCTCCATGATACAGGAACCAGGAGAGCCAATCCAGTTTGAGGTCAGCATCGGTAACTATGGCAACAAATTGGACACCACCTGCAAACCACTGGCCTCCACCACTCAGTACAgctgtgctgtatttgatg GTAACCACTATTATTACCTGCCCTGGGCAAACACTAAGCCAGTGGTGGTGGTTACCTCATTCTGGGAGGATGTCAGCCACCGCATGGACTCGGTCAACATCATCCTCCACATTACTCACCGCCTG CAATCCAACCTCGATGAATTTAAAATAGCCATCTTGGCAAAAGTCCCTGACAACCAGCTTGTAGAGGTGTGGCTGAAGTTGCTTACTGAGCTGATTGAAGACCTAGAAAG TTTCACAACACCTGAGCTGGAAGGCCGCTCCAACCTGACTTCTTTGGACATCCAAATCAAGAAGCTGCGAGACAGCGCTTTGGCCACAGTCAAGGACGGAGCCAGACACATGAGAGAGGAGGCCAGAGAGATCCGTGACACTGTGTCTGACATAGAGTCCTGGGTGGACAAACTTGCACTGCTGGCTGAGGAG CCCCAGAACAGCATGCCTGACGTGATCATCTGGATGTTACGGGGTGAGAAGAGGGTGGCCTACAGCCGCATCCCCGCTCACCAGATACTCTACTCCACACACAGTGAGCAGGCCTGCGGTCAACACTGTGGCAAGACACAGACTGTCTTTTTAAAG TACCCCATGGACAAGAACAAGGGCTTAAAGGTGCCAGTTCAGATCAGAGTCAATATGTGGCTGGGTCTGGCTGCACATGAGAAGAAGTTCAACTCCTACTCTGAGGGAACCTTCAGCGTATTTGCTGAGATG TACGAGAACCAGGCCCAGGTGTTTGGGAAGTGGGGGACCACAGGACTGGTGGGGCGCTACAAATACTCAGACGTAACAGGCAAGCTGAAGCTGAAACAAGAGTACTTCATGCCCCCAAGAGGGTGGGAGTGGGAAGGTGATTGGTTCATTGACCCAGAGAAAGC TCTATTAACAGAGGCAGATGCTGGACACACTGAATTCATGGACGAGGTGTTCCAAAATGAGGCTCGCTTCCCTGGTGGAGAGTGGAAGGCACCCTCCGAGCCCTACACTGATGTG AATGGAGAGAAGAGCCGTAGCCCTGGAGAGTTTGATTGTCCTCCAGGTTGGAACTGGGAGACTGAGTGGAGTGTGGATGACAACAGAGCTGTGGATGATCAAG GCTGGGAGTATGGAGTCACCATCCCGCCAGATGACAAACCTCGGTCCTGGGTCTCTGCGGAGAAGGTGTATCACATCCACCGCAGGAGAAGGCTTGTTCGACCTCGCAAGAGAGTTGCAGTCCCTGCAGGAGCAGTTGCGGAG AGGCGGAACCAAGGTGACCCTGAGGGTTGGGAATTCTcttctctgattggctggaagtTCCACCAGAAGGAGCGTTCATCGGATACGATTCGTCGTAGGCGCTGGAGACGGAAGATGGCACCAGAGGGACGGCTCGGCGCATCCGCCATATTCCAACTGGAGGGGGCGTTG GGTGTTGATAttgaggagaaggagaaaggcTCCAAGGCCGATGCCAACAAAGCTGATGCCACCAAGCTGTTTGGGGACAACACGCCCACTGTGTCCTGCTCCTTTGAAA TGTCACATATGTACCATCTCCGTGTCTACCTTTATCAGGCACGGAACTTGACATCTATGGACAAGGATAGTTTTTCTG ATCCGTATGCATACATCTCCTTCCTGCATGTAAGTAAGACAACAGAGAAGCTGTCAGCAACACTGAACCCCACTTGGGATCAAACACTGATTTTCAGTGACGTGGAGATTTATGGAGACCCCCAGAAGATTGCTCAACGGCCCCCTAATGTTGTAGTGGAGTTCTATGACTACGACCAAGTG GGGAGGGATGAGCTGCTTGGCCGCAGTGTTTTCCTGCCACTGGTGAAGTTGAATCCAGGCATGAATGAGACTCCCAAACTGCTATGGATCCCCATCATGCAGAAAGGAAACAAGGCAGGGGAGGTACTGGTGGCTGCTGAACTCATCCTCAAAGAAAAG ACGGGCGATTCAAATCTTCCCCTGATGCCCccaaagagaggagagaaactcTACATGGTTCCTCAGGGCATCCGACCTGTGGTGCAGCTCACTGCTGTGGAG ATTCTAGCATGGGGCCTGAGGAACATGAAGACGTACCAGCTGGCAGCAGTGTCTTCACCCAGTCTGGTGGTGGAGTGTGGGGGTCAGAGGCTGGAGTCTGCTGTCATCAAGAACATGAAAAAGAGCCCAAACTTCCCCAGCTCTGTCCTCTTCATCAAAGTG CTCCTACCAAAGGATGAGATGTACACACCTCCCATTGTGCTTAAGGTGATCGACCACCGTCCATTTGGCAGGAAGCCTGTGGTGGGTCAGTGCACCATCACTGCTCTGGAGGATTTCAGATGCGACCCATATGTCGTCACTGCAGAAGGAGCCATGTCTTCCAAAA TGCATCTGATGGCCTCCCCTTCCAAACACGTGTCTATTAAGATGGATGAATCGAGACCACTGCTAGAAGCTCAG TTCATGTACAGCATGTCAGCTGCTGTCAACAAAATGGCTTCCCCTACCTCCTACTTT CACGCAGAAAAG GAGAAAGAGACAGTCGATTGGTGGAGTAAATTCTACGCTTCAACTGGAGAACAGGAGAAATGCGGCCCTTACCTCAAAAAAGGGTATGACACCCTGAAA GTGTATGACTGCGAACTGGAGGATGTCCCAGACTTCAAAGGGCTGACTGATTTCTGCAACACCTTCAAACTGCTGCGAGGCAAGAATGAAAATGGAGATGACGACCCCACTGTGGTTGGAGAGTTTAAG GGTTCATTCAAGGTGTACCCTCTACCAGACGACCCAGGTGTTGCTCCTCCTCCCCGTCAGTTCAGAGAGCTGCCAGATAGTGGACCTCAGGAGTGTCTGGTCAGGATCTATGTCGTCCGGGGCATTGACCTGCAGCCCAAAGACAATAATGGCAGT tgtgATCCATACATAAAGATATCACTGGGAAGGAATACAATTGACGACCGAGACCACTACTTACCCAACACCATCAACCCTGTGTTTGGAAG GATGTTTGAGATGACGTGTTTCCTGCCCCAGGACAAGGACCTGAAAATCTCTGTCTATGACTATGATCTCCTGACCCGTGACGAGAAAGTTGGCGAGACAGTGATTGACCTGGAGAACCGCTTCCTGTCCAGATATAACTCCTACTGTGGCCTGCCACAAACCTACTGCAT TTCTGGTATCAACCAGTGGCGGGACCAGCTGAAGCCATCTCAGATTCTGGAGAACTTGGCTCGTCTAAAAGGCCTGTCCAAACCCATTAGTGAGGACAACGGCACCTCTCTCAGCTTCAATGGCAAAGATTACACACTGGATCACTTTG AGAACAACAAGGAAATTCATCAGCACATGGGACTGCCCTATGAACGACTCTGTCTGCATGTGCTCAGGAAACAGGGACTTGTCCCTGAACATGTAGAGACCAGGACCCTCTACAGCACCTTTCAGCCTAATCTCTCTCAG GGAAGCCTTCAGATGTGGGTGGATGTTTTCCCCAAAAGCATTGGCCCCCCTGGACCTCCATTTGAGATCACGCCACGCAAGGCTAAGAA GTATTTCCTGCGGGCTGTCATCTGGAATACCACAGATGTGACTTTAGATGAGACCAGCATCACAGGAGAACGCATGAGCGACATCTATGTCAAAGG CTGGATGCCAGGAATGGAGGAGGACAAGCAGAAGACTGATGTCCACTACAGGTCTCTGGATGGAGATGGCAACTTTAACTGGAGGTTCATCTTTGGCTTCGACTACCTGCCTGCTGAACAACTCTGCCTCGTGTCCAAGAAG GAGCACTTTTGGAGTCTTGACAAAACAGAGTTCAGGATTCCCCCCAAGATAATTGTTCAGATATGGGATAATGACAAATTCTCACTGGACGATTACCTTG GCTCAATGGAGCTGGATTTGCGTAACATGGTGTCCCCTGCGAAGACCCCAGAAAAGTGTTCTCTGCAGATGATGGATGATCTGGAAATGAGAACTCCGCCCAAGACAGAGCATGCCAATTCTCTGTTTGCTCAGCAGTCAGTTAGAGGCTGGTGGCCTTGTTCTATTGAACAGGATGGAAAGAAGGTCCTAGGC GGAAAAGTGGAGATGACACTGGAGATTGTAAGTGAAGCAGATGCAGATGAGAGACCTGCAGGAAAAGGCAGAGATGAACCCAACATGAACCCAAAACTGGACCCTCCCAA CCGCCCAGATACATCCTTCTTTTGGTTCACCAACCCATGTAAGACCATGAAGTTTATTGTGTGGCGAAGGTTCAGGTGCCTCTTCATCGGactcatcatcctcatcatagTGATTCTCTTCCTCGCCATCTTGCTGTACTCTTTACCG AACTACATCTCAATGAAGATAGTGAAACCACTAAGCTAA
- the aarsd1 gene encoding alanyl-tRNA editing protein Aarsd1, translating to MAFQCQRDCYMKEFTTSVVSCCPAELKQEVNGKKETLKGFNVKLQDTILFPEGGGQPDDHGLIGDVPVLRVTRQGPDAIHFVSSLLEVGQEVHVKVDWERRFDHMQQHSGQHLITALADTFFGFKTTSWELGRQRSTIELDTPSVKPAQLQALEEAVNEKIREHVPVSVQLLSIDDPAVEKVRSRGLPEDHAGPIRIVDIEGIDANMCCGTHVSNLSHLQVIKLLGTEKGKKNKTNLIFLAGNRVLKYAEKSYSIERSLVSLLKTGPDEHVEAVDKLQKSVKLLQKTNLSLLRDMAVLIAQNFNNDPQKGNFFSLHKKEGDNEFMNIIANEINTEETLVFLTVGEKGPGLFLLAGPSGLVAEMGPRVLEILQGKGAGKNGRFQGKANSLARRGEVEAFLQQHFKHHTSEEE from the exons ATGGCTTTTCAGTGTCAACGAGACTGTTATATGAAAGAG TTTACTACCTCTGTGGTATCCTGCTGCCCTGCTGAGCTCAAGCAAGAAGTCaatggaaagaaagaaactctCAAGGGCTTCAATGTCAAGCTCCAAGACACCATCCTGTTTCCTGAGGGAGGCGGCCAA CCAGATGACCATGGGCTGATTGGAGATGTCCCAGTTTTGAGGGTGACAAGGCAGGGGCCTGATGCCATACACTTTGTGAGCTCACTTCTGGAGGTGGGTCAGGAGGTGCATGTGAAGGTGGACTGGGAGAGGAGGTTTGACCACATGCAGCAACACTCAG GTCAACATTTGATCACAGCTTTGGCAGATACATTTTTTGGATTCAAGACGACATCCTG GGAACTGGGGCGTCAGAGAAGCACCATTGAACTGGATACTCCCTCTGTGAAGCCTGCCCAGCTCCAGGCGCTGGAGGAAGCCGTAAACGAAAAGATCAGAGAACATGTCCCTGTCTCCGTTCAGCTTCTCTCTATAGATGATCCTGCTGTGGAAAAG gTGAGGAGTCGTGGACTGCCGGAGGATCATGCTGGGCCCATTCGGATCGTTGATATTGAGGGCATCGATGCCAATATGTGCTGTGGAACCCACGTGTCTAACCTCAGCCACTTACAG GTAATAAAGCTGCTGGGAActgagaaaggaaagaaaaacaaaaccaacctGATCTTCCTGGCAGGAAACAGGGTATTGAAGTATGCAGAGAAAAGCTATAGCATAGAGCGATCACTGGTGTCTCTCCTAAA AACTGGACCTGATGAGCATGTTGAGGCAGTTGACAAGTTGCAAAAGTCTGTTAAGTTGCTACAGAAA ACTAACTTGAGCCTGCTACGGGACATGGCTGTCCTCATCGCCCAGAACTTTAATAATGACCCCCAGAAAGGCAACTTCTTCAGCTTGCACAA AAAAGAGGGTGACAATGAGTTCATGAATATCATTGCCAATGAAATAAACACAGAG GAAACTTTGGTTTTCCTGACTGTTGGAGAGAAGGGACCTGGTTTGTTTCTACTGGCTGGACCTAGTGGACTAGTGGCCGAGATGGGACCGCG GGTGTTAGAGATTCTTCAAGGGAAGGGGGCGGGAAAAAACGGACGTTTCCAAGGCAAAGCAAACAGCCTGGCACGCAGAGGAGAGGTGGAGGCTTTCCTGCAGCAGCACTTCAAACATCACACCTCAGAGGAAGAATAA
- the ptges3l gene encoding putative protein PTGES3L, with product MNKPKIVRPEQSQPAHALWFDRKKYVTVNFMVHKPKDVQVDIQPDKMILCCKNNTDDVFYNVLHFYDKVHINDSRERVYDRTINVLLRKMKPDYAWPRLQKDEAKPSWIAVDFDNWRDWEHEEDEGKEEYDRYMDMIQEMSNNNKGEAPDMGDLSDSD from the exons ATGAACAAGCCCAAAATTGTCAGACCAGAACAGAG CCAGCCAGCACATGCGCTGTGGTTTGACAGAAAGAAATATGTCACCGTCAACTTCATGGTTCATAAACCTAAAGATGTCCAGGTTGATATCCAGCCAGAcaaaatgattttatg ctgcaaaaacaacacagatgaTGTGTTCTACAATGTGCTGCACTTCTACGACAAAGTTCACATCAAT GACTCCAGGGAAAGAGTCTACGACCGCACCATCAATGTCTTGCTAAGGAAGATGAAGCCTGATTATGCATGGCCTCGTCTTCAGAAGGATGAAGCCAAg CCCAGCTGGATAGCTGTAGACTTTGATAACTGGAGGGACTGGGAGCATGAAGAGGACGAGGGAAAGGAAGAATACGATAGATACATGGAC ATGATCCAAGAAATGTCTAACAATAATAAAGGGGAAGCACCAGATATGGGTGATCTTAGTGAT TCTGACTGA